From one Triticum urartu cultivar G1812 chromosome 3, Tu2.1, whole genome shotgun sequence genomic stretch:
- the LOC125544071 gene encoding S-adenosyl-L-methionine-dependent uroporphyrinogen III methyltransferase, chloroplastic gives MALALRAPRFQPLPASIPATSTAFASTARPSSSAATATAICATASPFTEATSSSRYRRDAWSYTAQDSSSSSSAAAAAAAAASGRRDDEIALQLPELRRLLEALRASRGKGLEGEGGGGGPGRVALVGTGPGDPELLTLKAVRAIEAADLVLYDRLVSNEVLDLVADGARLLYVGKTAGYHSRTQEEIHELLLSFAEAGANVVRLKGGDPLVFGRGGEEMDFLQQQGIRVEVIPGITSASGIAAELGIPLTHRGVATSVRFLTGHSRNGGTDPLHVAENAADPETTLVVYMGLSTLPSLAPKLMKHGLPPDTPAVAVERGTTPQQRMVFAMLKDLVNEVHSADLVSPTLIIIGKVVALSPLWVESSEHDALNNENSSQPSPTVSPV, from the exons ATGGCTCTCGCCCTCCGAGCGCCCCGCTTTCAGCCGCTTCCCGCCTCCATTCCCGCGACCTCAACCGCTTTCGCCAGCACCGCGAGGCCTTCCTCCTCCGCTGCCACCGCCACCGCCATCTGCGCCACCGCGTCTCCGTTCACCGAGGCCACGTCCTCCTCGAGATACCGCCGCGACGCCTGGTCCTACACTGCCCAAGactcctcctcttcctcgtccgccgccgccgccgcggcggcggcggcctcgggcCGCCGGGACGACGAGATCGCTCTGCAGCTCCCGGAGCTGCGGAGGCTTCTGGAGGCTCTCAGGGCGTCCAGAGGGAAAGGGCTGGAaggggagggcggcggcggcggtcccGGGAGGGTGGCGCTGGTGGGGACGGGGCCAGGGGACCCGGAGCTCCTCACGCTCAAGGCCGTTCGGGCCATCGAGGCAGCGGACCTGGTGCTGTACGATCGCCTCGTGTCCAACGAGGTGCTCGATTTGGTCGCGGATGGCGCCAGGCTACTCTACGTCGGCAAGACGGCCGGATACCACAGTCGCACTCAG GAAGAAATTCATGAGTTGCTCCTGAGCTTCGCGGAGGCTGGTGCCAATGTGGTGCGGTTGAAAGGCGGCGATCCTCTG GTTTTTGGAAGGGGTGGAGAAGAGATGGATTTTCTACAACAACAAGGAATTAGAGTTGAAGTTATTCCAG GAATTACCTCTGCTTCAGGAATTGCAGCTGAACTTGGTATTCCACTAACCCATCGGGGTGTCGCTACCAG TGTCAGATTTTTAACCGGACACTCTAGAAATGGTGGGACGGATCCTCTACATGTGGCAGAGAATGCAGCCGACCCAGAAACAACTTTGGTTGTGTATATGGGTTTGTCAACACTACCATCACTTGCTCCCAAGTTAATGAAGCACGGTCTTCCACCAGATACTCCTGCTGTTGCAGTAGAGCGTGGGACTACCCCCCAACAGCGAATG GTATTTGCAATGTTGAAGGATCTTGTGAATGAGGTCCACTCGGCGGATCTAGTTTCTCCAACTCTGATAATTATCGGCAAGGTGGTGGCCTTGTCACCCCTTTGGGTTGAGTCATCTGAACATGATGCTCTTAATAATGAGAACTCGTCGCAACCGAGTCCAACAGTTTCTCCTGTATAA